CGTTGATCCATTTCAATTAGTTCCAGCGTAATTGTGGGGGAAACAATACCATTGAggaattttctatatatataatattaataataagaaCTCTTGAGCCTGTTCACGAGCTTTCAAGCCGAACCCAAGAAAACTTCGATTCAGGCTCATTAATGCTCGAGCCAATCTCAAACTTGAACCGAGTCTAATCGATCTGAACTTTGACTTTGTTTGGTAAAGAGTATTTTGAGATAAAATTGGATGTTTGAGCCACtctagaggttttgactagtcaaacatcTAGTTGTAGTGTTTGgtaaatagagatttgaaatagcttattggatccaaaaagctaattttggaAAAACCAATTTTAGGagatttttcaattagcttattgtccATCTGTTTTGAAAGACATGTTCACTCCTAATTGTTATTATTTCATCTCAAATAAATGATTTACCATAtcattatttgtcattttacccaaATAGCTAAATCTTATCAAAGAAGTTTACACAATCAGATAGTTAAATAAGATAATCAACTAACAGTTAATTCCCAAATATGGCCTTTGACCGAGCTGAACCCAAACAATATGCGAACTAGGCTGTGCACCTCTTTAAATCTGACAATATTATTTGTAACGAGCCGAGCAGCTCTGCTTCGTTACAACATAAACAATCACAGAAATCAAATAAATTGTATTATCCATTTAGTTTGTATTTCAGCCACAGTCGGGGAATTCCTTTACGTCCGTACATTAACTTTGTTATTATCTTCTTCTATTGAACATATATAAATATGCATCATAAGTTTAAAATCATATTCATCACTTAATCATGGCCCCAATCTCAAGTTTTAATGAAAATCTCGGAACTATTTCCCCTTCAatctatattttaattttatgccCCATATTTGCATTTCTCTGGTACACATATACCAATTCCACGAAAGGAAGCTCCCGGCTTCCGCCAGGCCCGCCGGGCCTGCCACTGATCGGAAACCTCGCATCTCTTGATCCAGAGCTCCACTCCTACTTCGCCGCCCTCTCCCATAAGTACGGCCCGATCTTGAAACTCCGACTCGGGTTCAAGCTTGGCATCATCATCACATGTCCATCACTGGCCGGAGAAGTTCTGAAAGAGCACGACATCACCTTCGCTAACCGCGATGTACCTGATGTCGCCCGCTCCGCTGCCTACAGCGCAAACGACATCGTTTGGACGCCATATGGACCGCAGTGGAGACTCTTAAGGAAAGTTTGTGTTCTCAATATGCTTAACAATGCTACTTTAGATTCCGTCTACTCGCTTCGCCGGCACGAGGTACGAGGGACTGTGAGTTATATGTACAGTCAGGCCGGATTGCCGGTGGACTTCGGCGAGCAGATATTTTTGTcaattttaaatgttataaCTAACATGCTGTGGGGAGGAACAGTTCAAGGAGAAGAAAGGGCTAATCTGGGAAAAGAATTCAGGAAAGTTATTGCAGAAATGACTGAGATATTGGCTAGTCCGAATGTTTCGGACTTTTTTCCAGGTTTGGTTCGATTTGATTTGCAAGGGCTGAGAAAGCAGATGGATATCTTTTCTAATCAATTTGAGGGGATTTTTGAGAGAATGATTGAGAAAAGGTTGAAGATGGATTCTGCAGGGGAAAGTGGTGAAGACAATAAGGATTTTTTACAGTTCTTGTTGAAACTTAGAGACCAAAAAGATGCAAAGACTCCTCTTACCATGACTCACCTTAAAGCCTTACTCACGGTATTATTGTATTTCATTTatatctttatctttttttcttACAAACAAAAATTAGGTAAAGGATAGAATCGGATCCGACCTTACCAACAGAAATATGATATTTATAGGctatttttctttaccttaACTATATTCTAATGAGTTGATATGCTTCTCTCTTTTTATTAGTCGGTCCATTGGATCCAATCCAAACTAGAAGACATGCATACCTACCTACTATGAAGGTTCGGAGAATAATATATCTCGGTAaagatttaaaataaatttatagattGTTTACTAATATGACTAAATTTAAACGAACTAAAAAATCGAACCTCAAACCTAACAAGTAGATGTTCAACACCTTACCATCCCAACCAATTCTATGACATTTCAGTCTTTAGTTTTTTTACCTTTGTTTGATGATTTTTGTGATGGATTAAATAATCTAGTAATTTATTGAATTAGATACATTTTAAGGAAAATGTATATTTAAGtatttattttctatatttGCTTAATCATTTTTGTGATAGatttaaacatataaaattatcttttacgttactatttctattttatattttttctcatacaattttaatctttaaagtaattgatttcttaatttttatataattatagaactttaaaATATTAACTCATTAGAACTTATACATATGGAAATGTCAATgtatatataatacataaacTCTATTAATTAACTAATGTGTTGTAGCTTGGGAATGTAGGCTAAGTTTATGAGAAAAGATATCAGTTTCGATTCTCATTAAATACATCTGTTGAAAGGGGTGTGAGAAGTCTTTGTTGGAGATAAAGAAGAGATTTAAGAATAAAAggaactaaaattgatatttttatcAAAACATTACATCAACTCAATGAGAATTTCGGATTACACAACTCAATATCACTCTAACATTTTTTAGACCCTCACATGCATTTAAACAACAACTATTGACACTCTTAGCACActtcattttattatttttcaattctCTAAACTTCCTCCAtacctctatatatatactcaaatatattgacatcactTTGACAAAATACACCCCAATTTATTGTGATATTTAATTTGACATAGACTTGGACAAAAATTAGCCACAATTTGTTCAACTCCCCAAACCATCTTCCACGTAATTGACcccttaatttatttattttttattttttttatcacatgcACTACTTCCATGCATTAAGTTTCCTTGtcttttttgataattttccaACATCACAAATTCTTATTTGACTATCTtaataaattaagtttatttatattatttaacatCCTcctttaaacttaatttttcatgACTCCCAGTTGAGCTCTCAAATAACTGAACACATCGTACTTCAGCGGCTTTATAAAAATGTCTGCAATCTGATCTTGAGTTTTCACGTATTTCAGCTTCACCTCCTTTTGCTCAATGCACtcccgaataaaatgatacctcgtATCAATGTGCTTACTTCGATCATGAAACACAGGATTTTTTGCTAATGCCAGTGTAGACTTGTTATCGATAAAAATCTccgttggatcattttgaatcaTCTGAAATTCTTCTAGCAATTTTCGGAGCCAAATCGCATGACAGACACATGAGgttgcagcaacatattcagcttcaTAGGTTGACAACGTCACAATTGCCTGCTTCTTCGAACTCCATGTAAATGCAGTATcacccagaaaaaatacaaaaccagttgtactttttcggtcatccttgtcaccggcccaatcactatcacaatatccaactaatttgaaatcgtcagtttttgaataaagtaatcccaaattagttgtacctttcacgtaacggagaattctttttgctgcattccaatgtgacaccgttggggcttccatgtatcgacttactaagccgactgcatagagaatatccggtctcgtacatgtcaagtatctgagacttccgaccaagcttcggaataatgtcgggttgactctgtctccaccttcaCCTTTTGTCAATTTGATTCCACATTCGACTGGTGTGCTGAcggaattacaattttccatcttgaacttctttaagatctcctttgcaaaaccactttgagaaataaaaattccatcgtcattctgcttcactt
The DNA window shown above is from Euphorbia lathyris chromosome 1, ddEupLath1.1, whole genome shotgun sequence and carries:
- the LOC136210592 gene encoding geraniol 8-hydroxylase-like, with the protein product MAPISSFNENLGTISPSIYILILCPIFAFLWYTYTNSTKGSSRLPPGPPGLPLIGNLASLDPELHSYFAALSHKYGPILKLRLGFKLGIIITCPSLAGEVLKEHDITFANRDVPDVARSAAYSANDIVWTPYGPQWRLLRKVCVLNMLNNATLDSVYSLRRHEVRGTVSYMYSQAGLPVDFGEQIFLSILNVITNMLWGGTVQGEERANLGKEFRKVIAEMTEILASPNVSDFFPGLVRFDLQGLRKQMDIFSNQFEGIFERMIEKRLKMDSAGESGEDNKDFLQFLLKLRDQKDAKTPLTMTHLKALLTDMIVGGTSTSSNAIEFVMAEMINKPEEMRKAQQELDTVIGKNNIVEENHIHQLPYLYAIMKETLRLHPTLPLLVPHCPSETCTVGGYTIPKGARVFVNVWAIHRDPSIWENPLEFKLERFLDSKWDYSGNDFSYFPFGSGRRICAGIAMAERMYLYSLATLLHSFDWNSLQRKNVDLTEKFGIVMKLKNPLIVIPTPRLSDPTLYH